In Arvicola amphibius chromosome 1, mArvAmp1.2, whole genome shotgun sequence, one DNA window encodes the following:
- the Tmem179b gene encoding transmembrane protein 179B — MALRWLQRVELALFAAAFLCGAVAAAALTRTQGSFGGSCPLYGVVALNGSSLALSSPSAPSLCSFVAGASGLLALYCLLLLLFWVYSSCIEDSHRGSIGLRIALGISAVAIFLILVSACILRFGTRSLCNSIISLNHTISCSDAQKISWIPPGTAVQFYANLRNAETSSWVNLVLWCLVWMLQVVQCKSEAPQAPERGDPEWSSETAALVGHRPSHS; from the exons ATGGCGCTGCGCTGGTTGCAGCGCGTTGAGCTCGCGCTATTCGCTGCCGCCTTCCTGTGCGGGGCTGTGGCGGCTGCGGCACTGACCAGAACCCAG GGCTCCTTCGGTGGTAGCTGTCCCCTGTATGGTGTGGTTGCCCTCAATGGCTCCTCTCTGGCCTTGTCAAGTCCCTcagccccctccctctgctcctttgTAGCTGGGGCTTCAGGCCTTTTGGCCCTCTActgccttctgcttctcctcttctGGGTGTACAGCAGCTGCATCGAGGATTCCCACAG AGGTTCTATAGGGCTCCGAATTGCTTTGGGCATCTCAGCTGTAGCCATCTTCCTCATCTTAGTGTCTGCCTGTATACTTCGATTTGGCACCCGTTCTCTCTGCAATTCCATCATCTCCTTGAACCATACAATTAG CTGCTCTGACGCCCAGAAAATCTCATGGATACCCCCTGGAACTGCTGTGCAGTTTTACGCCAACCTACGAAATGCTGAA ACCTCTTCTTGGGTGAATCTGGTGCTGTGGTGTCTGGTTTGGATGCTCCAGGTCGTGCAGTGCAAGTCTGAAGCCCCCCAGGCTCCAGAGAGGGGTGACCCAGAGTGGAGCTCCGAGACGGCCGCTCTTGTTGGGCACCGCCCATCTCACTCCTGA
- the Taf6l gene encoding TAF6-like RNA polymerase II p300/CBP-associated factor-associated factor 65 kDa subunit 6L, with amino-acid sequence MLGLQSSTETMSEREERRFVEIPRESVRLMAESTGLELSDEVAALLAEDVCYRLREATQNSSQFMKHTKRRKLTVEDFNRALRWSSVEAVCGYGSQEALPLRPAREGELYFPEDREVNLVELALATNIPKGCAETAVRVHVSYLDGKGNLAPQGSVPSAVSSLTDDLLKYYQQVTRAVLGDDAQLTKVALQDLQTNSKIAALLPYFVYVVSGVKSVSHDLEQLHRLLQVARSLIRNPHLCLGPYVRSLVGSVLYCVLEPLAASINPLNDHWTLRDGAALLLSHIFWTHGDLVSGLYQQILLSLQKVLTDPVRPLCSHYGAVVGLHALGWKAVERVLYPHLPTYWTNLQAVLDDYSVSNAQVKADGHKVYGAILVAVERLLKMKAQAAEPIRGGLGRRGCHRAEDLPWDSLLLESSPGGGAEPGFGSGLPLPPGGARLEDPSSLTLAEIYRELYAFFGDSLATRFGTGQPAPTVPRPPGDKKEPVAAPDSVRKMPQLTASAVVSPQGDESPLGGGPATASAASESRPLPRVHRARGAPRQQGPGTGTRDVFQKSRFAPRGAPHFRFIIAGRQAGRRCRGRLFQTAFPAPYGPSPASRYVQKLPMIGRTGRPARRWALSDYSLYLPL; translated from the exons ATGCTTGGGCTGCAAAG CTCCACTGAGACCATGTCGGAGAGAGAAGAGCGGAGGTTTGTGGAGATCCCTCGGGAGTCAGTTCGACTCATGGCAGAGAGCACAGGGCTGGAGCTGAGTGACGAGGTGGCAGCTCTGTTGGCTGAAGATGTGTGCTACCGTCTCCGAGAGGCCACACAG AATAGCTCTCAGTTCATGAAGCACACCAAGCGGAGGAAGCTGACAGTAGAGGATTTCAACAGGGCTCTCCGGTGGAGCAGTGTGGAG GCTGTGTGTGGCTATGGGTCCCAGGAGGCACTGCCCTTGCGCCCTGCAAGAGAGGGTGAGCTCTACTTTCCAGAAGACCGAGAAGTGAACCTCGTGGAGCTGGCATTGGCTACCAACATCCCCAAGGGCTGTGCAGAGACAGCAGTCAGAG TTCATGTCTCCTATCTGGATGGCAAAGGAAACCTTGCACCTCAGGGATCAG TGCCCAGCGCAGTGTCTTCACTGACAGATGACCTTCTCAAGTACTACCAGCAAGTCACACGGGCTGTCCTGGGGGACGATGCGCAGCTGACGAAG GTCGCCCTCCAGGACCTGCAGACAAACTCCAAGATTGCTGCACTCCTGCCTTACTTTGTGTATGTGGTCAGTGGG GTCAAATCTGTAAGCCACGACCTGGAGCAGCTACACCGACTACTGCAGGTGGCACGGAGCTTGATACGGAACCCACACCTCTGCTTGGGGCCCTATGTCCGATCCCTGGTGGGGAGTGTGCTCTACTGCGTCTTGGAGCCACTGGCCGCCTCCATCAACCCTTTGAATGACCACTGGACTCTTCGGGATGGGGCTGCGCTTCTACTCAGCCACATCTTCTG GACTCATGGGGACCTTGTAAGTGGCCTCTATCAGCAGATTCTGCTATCCCTGCAGAAGGTCCTGACAGACCCTGTTCGGCCTCTCTGTTCTCACTATGGGGCTGTGGTAGGGCTGCATGCTCTGGGCTGGAAG GCAGTAGAACGAGTCCTCTACCCACATCTACCCACTTACTGGACAAACTTGCAGGCCGTGCTGGATGACTATTCGGTATCTAATGCCCAGGTCAAAGCAGATGGGCACAAAGTCTATGGAGCTATTCTG gtggCCGTAGAGCGACTACTGAAGATGAAAGCCCAGGCAGCAGAGCCCATTCGCGGTGGCCTTGGCCGGAGAGGGTGCCATCGTGCCGAGGACCTGCCTTGGGACAGCCTTCTCCTAGAGTCTTCCCCGGGAGGCGGTGCCGAACCAGGCTTTGGGTCTGGTCTTCCCTTGCCGCCAGGAGGCGCCCGGTTAGAGGACCCTTCTTCCTTGACCCTGGCAGAAATCTACCGAGAGTTGTACGCTTTCTTCGGTGACAGCTTGGCCACACGCTTCGGCACTGGCCAGCCCGCGCCCACGGTCCCGCGCCCACCCGGAGACAAGAAGGAGCCAGTGGCCGCCCCGGACTCGGTGCGGAAAATGCCGCAGCTGACCGCTAGCGCGGTGGTCAGCCCGCAGGGAGACGAGAGCCCGCTCGGCGGGGGCCCCGCGACCGCCTCTGCCGCCTCGGAGAGCAGGCCGCTGCCGCGCGTGCACCGGGCGCGGGGCGCTCCTCGTCAGCAGGGTCCTGGCACCGGGACGCGCGACGTCTTCCAGAAGAGCCGCTTTGCGCCCCGCGGTGCCCCTCACTTCCGTTTTATCATCGCTGGGCGTCAGGCCGGGCGGCGCTGCCGCGGGCGTCTCTTCCAGACTGCTTTCCCCGCGCCCTACGGGCCCAGCCCGGCGTCCCGCTACGTGCAGAAGTTGCCCATGATCGGCCGCACCGGCCGCCCGGCCCGCCGCTGGGCGCTCTCGGACTATTCGCTGTACCTGCCCCTGTAA